ATGGCGGTGATCAGGGCGTATGTGGCCATGCCCGCTGCAATACTAAAAAGCAACACATATATCATTACAGCAATTGTGGCGATGCAAATGAAATGATACACACGGGTTTGTAAGGGAAGTTCGTCAGGGTCGCCTATTAAATATTGCCAACACACCCTTAACCTGGACATTAATTTTAAAAGACTCAAAGCAAAAAAATTAGGTGGAAATAGATCAGCGTATAAAAGTCAGCTGAGTTCTTGAAAATTAAAAGCGCGCGAAATATATTTAATTTAATTATAGATCGTCCGTTTAGTATATGACCGGGAAATTGATTACTTACCCAAGGATTCTTTTCATGATTATATGGTGTTCACTGCACACGCATGTAACCCTGTTTGGGCAAGACACCAATTGGTATAGTTTCAAAGGAACCGCTAATCTGACAATCAATTATTCGAATAGTCCGGGCGACAAAGTCTGGTCGATTTTTACAATTAAGATATTTCCTGATCAGGAAGTCAGGCTTAGCGATACAATCCCTTCCGGGTCGGGAAGCAGGCAGTATTTGCTGCCGGTAAGCTTACCGCAGAAAGTGATCCTGACAACCTCCGGCAAGGCCCTCACTTTATTATTAACGCCGGGCTCCGCCCTGATCTGCAATCTGGATTTCAGAGACATAACCAGGACGACCTTCCATGCAGCCGACAGCCTGGCGCTTATCAATGAATATCTGATGAAAAAAGACTTCTCCGCCGGCAAATCGTTTAAAATGCGGCGGGCTAATGCCGTGCATACGGCCGCTAACCTGCAGGAATTCAGCGCCAGTATGAATGCGCTTTATCTCGAAGAGTTGCAATTCTTTAAAAAGAACATCGGCAGATTGCCAAAGTGGTATCAGATGCACGAATACTGGGATAACCGCTATGCAGATGCAACCGAACGCATGAACGCCATTTTACAGCGACAGCATTCGCAAAAAGACAAAGAAAGCCTCCCTCATAAATACTATGGATTTTTAGACTCTCTAGAAATTAATAATCAGGCTGCTAAAAGTTGTGCTTCCTATTATTACTTCCTGTACGAGTTTTTTAACAAAAGAATGAACGGGAATGACCTCGCAAACGGCACAAAATCCAGCTTCATCGATTATCAGATTCAACAGGGAAGCAAGGAATTGTCCTCAGGAGCGTCTGACCTGTTCAAAGCTTTTATCATTCAACTGACATTTAACCATTACAAGAGAGAAGTTGCGACGGAATATGTTAAAAAACATGACGATATTTTTAGTAACAGCGTTTGGGAAGCAGAATTAGATGCCTATTTCAAATCAAAAATCACGCGTGCGGAGAGAGGCAAAATACCGCCCAATTTTGTACTCGCCGACCTGAAAGATTCGCTGACCTGGTTACGATCTTTGAAAGGAAATGTAATTGTACTGTCGTTCTGGTTTGCCGGCTGCAAGCCTTGTATCGAGGAGTTTCCCGGGGAAAATGCATTGACAGAAAAATTCAGGGGCAAACCCGTAAAAATTGTCAGTGTTTGCGTGAATACCTCCGAAGCCGTTTGGAGGAAATCAAGTGAACGCTTTGGTCTCAAAACGATCAATCTGTGGGCAAATCCGCAATGGGAAAAGACTATCATCGAAAAATACGACTTAGCTGTATTTCCTAAATATGTATTGATTGACAGGGATTACAAGATTGCTGACATCCATGCGGAAAGGCCAAGCCAAGGCCTGGAAGCTCAGATTAATTCCCTCTTGACGAAGTAAATTGCGAATGTCGGCTAAGAAGAGAAAATGGCCTCCTGCATGCAGGAAGCCATTTTCATTTACTTTTTCACTTCATAATGCAGTGTAACGACGCCGGATTGGAGGGTTTTACTTTCCAACAATTTCAGGGAGGTCTTTGCTATATCGTTATCGAACAGACTAATGCCATTGCCCAGTATTACAGGATGCAGGGTCAGTTTACACTCATCAATCAGTCCCAGTTTGAGGAAACTTTTGGAAAGGCCCGGGCTGCCGAATATGGCCAGGTCTTTGCCGGGCTCTTCTTTAAGTTTGCGGACAGCTTCCACAACATTGTCTTTGATCAGTGTCGTGTTATTCCAGGTCGCTTCGTCCAGTGTCGTCGAAAAAACTACTTTGGGAATATCCTGCACCCATCGCGCATGGTCGAGCGAGTGCTTGCTGACATTGGGTTTATCTAAAAGGGTAGGCCAGTAACCTTCCATCAGCTGGTAAGTAGTCTTTCCATACAGGGGAGCGCCGACGGTCTTGACCAGCTCATCGGCGTATTGCTGCAACTCCTGGTCATACGACAGAAAATCGAGGCCTCCATTCAGGTCTCCGGCAAAACCATCCAGGGAGATATGTGCGAATAAAACTACCTTTCTCATGTTAATTGCAGTTTGTTTGTTTTGTTAAAAATAAAAAATCAGGATCATTAACCCTTATTATTGTTTTATACCGGGCGGTATTTTGAAAAATGTATCGGGAATTTTTCGGGGACTAAATAAAGGACTGATGGTAACATATGGTGTGCGCTTCCTTCTTATATTTATAGCACTGTTACCCGATCATCAGCTGATCTTCTGAACGCATTCTGAACACCTATAAGCCCGAAGGCTTTATCCTTCTTTCTCGTTACGACCATCCGGAGTGCGCGTGCGTTCATCCTTTTCTTTCATTTTATATTAAAAAAATTACTGCCAAGCAAAATCAGCTGCCTATGTACAACTCTACTGTCTCCTTACTTTTATATCTAATACTCGGAACTTATCAGGCCTTCGCATCAGATTTATCTGCGAGCGGCAACAACGCTAATCCGAATGAGGGAACGTTGGCATATACCGAAATCCTGAAAAACAGGCCCGACGAACCTGAGTGCATTACTGCAAACGGTCAGCCTGTTAGTTTGCAGGACATTTGCGCCGGTTCGGAGCCGCAGCAGCTTGTGTTTGAAGTGGCTTCGGAAGAAACAGTGACTTATACATGGTATTTCACGTCCAGTGATGGCACGATCGTCGATGAGGAAGTGTATTCTGGTTCGGAAAATTCATATACACCTGCAAGCGACCAATTTGGTACTTTTTACTGTATTGCCAGTGCTGAATGTGGAAATATTCAGTCCGATGGCGCCGTAGTACAATATGTTACAGCCGGCACCATCTCCGGCGAATCTGTCATATGTGCTGCGCCTGGCAGCGAACCGTTTATTTATACAGTTGCCGGTGCTACGTCGGCAGGGGAATGGTCTTCCTCCAATCCATCCATTGCTTCAATAGATGCGCAAACCGGCGAACTGACGGTTCACGCCAAAGGGGCCGTCACCATTCAATACGCGATCAGTTCCGGCTGCTATCCTGTCAGCGACTTCCATATAACGATCAATTATCTGGATCAAATAGCAGGAAACCTCACAGCCTGCTTGGACGGAACAGAGCCTCAGACCGAACAACTTTCCACCCAGCTTTCTACCGAAGGCGGCGCGTGGTCTTCCAGCAATCCTGCTGTCGCCTCGATTGACGAAGCTTCCGGCCTCGTGACACCTTTGGCGGCAGGGACTACAACAATCAGTTATAAGCTCGCTA
This Dyadobacter sp. UC 10 DNA region includes the following protein-coding sequences:
- a CDS encoding TlpA family protein disulfide reductase, which gives rise to MIIWCSLHTHVTLFGQDTNWYSFKGTANLTINYSNSPGDKVWSIFTIKIFPDQEVRLSDTIPSGSGSRQYLLPVSLPQKVILTTSGKALTLLLTPGSALICNLDFRDITRTTFHAADSLALINEYLMKKDFSAGKSFKMRRANAVHTAANLQEFSASMNALYLEELQFFKKNIGRLPKWYQMHEYWDNRYADATERMNAILQRQHSQKDKESLPHKYYGFLDSLEINNQAAKSCASYYYFLYEFFNKRMNGNDLANGTKSSFIDYQIQQGSKELSSGASDLFKAFIIQLTFNHYKREVATEYVKKHDDIFSNSVWEAELDAYFKSKITRAERGKIPPNFVLADLKDSLTWLRSLKGNVIVLSFWFAGCKPCIEEFPGENALTEKFRGKPVKIVSVCVNTSEAVWRKSSERFGLKTINLWANPQWEKTIIEKYDLAVFPKYVLIDRDYKIADIHAERPSQGLEAQINSLLTK
- a CDS encoding dihydrofolate reductase family protein, with the translated sequence MRKVVLFAHISLDGFAGDLNGGLDFLSYDQELQQYADELVKTVGAPLYGKTTYQLMEGYWPTLLDKPNVSKHSLDHARWVQDIPKVVFSTTLDEATWNNTTLIKDNVVEAVRKLKEEPGKDLAIFGSPGLSKSFLKLGLIDECKLTLHPVILGNGISLFDNDIAKTSLKLLESKTLQSGVVTLHYEVKK